The following coding sequences are from one Betaproteobacteria bacterium window:
- a CDS encoding 2-isopropylmalate synthase, translating to MKQPLVIFDTTLRDGEQSPGASMTKEEKIRVARQLEKMRVDVIEAGFAAASPGDFDAIHAIAAAIKDSTVCSLARANENDIGRAGEAIKPAKSGRIHTFIATSPIHMEKKLRMTPDQVVEQAVKAIGWARGYTDNVEFSAEDAGRSELDFLCRIFEAVIKAGATTINVPDTVGYNIPFQFADTLRQVIERVPNSDKVIWSVHCHNDLGLAVANSLAAVLAGARQVECTINGLGERAGNASLEEVVMAVRTRADVFPVETRIDTTQIVPASKLVSQITGYPVQPNKAVVGANAFAHESGIHQDGVLKHRETYEIMRAQDVGWTQNKLVLGKHSGRNAFKTRLSELGIELESDEALNAAFARFKELADKKHEIFDEDLHALVSEEVVTPENDHYKLVYSHVCSETGEMPHAQVILAVGGVEHKGEADGGGPVDATFKAIESIVGSGAELLLYSVNAITTGTDAQGEVTTRLSKGGRIVNGSGADTDIVIASARSYLNALNRLHSSLEKVKAQGDV from the coding sequence ATGAAGCAACCCCTGGTCATTTTCGACACCACCCTGCGCGACGGCGAGCAAAGTCCCGGCGCCTCCATGACCAAGGAGGAAAAGATCCGCGTCGCCCGCCAACTGGAAAAGATGCGGGTGGACGTCATCGAAGCCGGTTTCGCCGCCGCCTCCCCGGGGGACTTCGACGCCATCCACGCCATTGCTGCTGCCATCAAGGATTCCACCGTCTGCTCCCTGGCCCGGGCCAACGAGAACGACATCGGCCGCGCCGGCGAGGCCATCAAGCCCGCCAAATCCGGGCGCATCCATACCTTTATCGCCACCAGTCCCATCCACATGGAGAAGAAGCTGCGCATGACCCCGGACCAGGTGGTCGAGCAGGCGGTGAAGGCCATCGGCTGGGCGCGGGGCTACACCGACAACGTCGAGTTCTCCGCCGAAGACGCTGGCCGCTCCGAGCTGGATTTCCTCTGCCGCATCTTCGAGGCGGTGATCAAGGCCGGCGCCACCACCATCAACGTGCCGGACACCGTCGGCTACAACATCCCCTTCCAGTTCGCCGACACCCTGCGCCAGGTCATCGAGCGGGTGCCCAATTCCGATAAGGTGATCTGGTCCGTCCATTGCCACAACGACCTCGGCCTGGCCGTGGCCAACTCCCTGGCCGCCGTCCTGGCCGGCGCCCGCCAGGTGGAATGCACCATCAACGGTCTCGGCGAGCGGGCCGGCAACGCCTCCCTGGAAGAGGTGGTGATGGCGGTGCGTACCCGGGCCGACGTCTTCCCGGTGGAAACCCGCATCGACACCACCCAGATCGTGCCGGCCTCCAAACTGGTGTCCCAGATCACCGGCTATCCGGTGCAGCCCAACAAGGCCGTGGTCGGCGCCAACGCCTTTGCCCACGAATCGGGCATCCACCAGGATGGCGTCCTGAAGCATCGGGAAACCTACGAAATCATGCGCGCCCAGGACGTGGGCTGGACCCAGAACAAGCTGGTCCTGGGCAAGCACTCGGGCCGCAACGCCTTCAAGACCAGACTCTCCGAGCTGGGTATCGAATTGGAGAGCGACGAGGCCCTCAACGCCGCATTCGCCCGTTTCAAGGAACTGGCTGACAAGAAACACGAGATCTTCGACGAAGACCTGCATGCCCTGGTCTCCGAAGAGGTGGTGACCCCCGAGAACGACCACTACAAGCTCGTCTATTCCCACGTCTGCTCGGAAACCGGCGAAATGCCCCACGCCCAGGTCATCCTCGCCGTGGGCGGCGTCGAGCACAAGGGCGAAGCCGACGGCGGCGGGCCGGTGGATGCCACCTTCAAGGCTATTGAGAGCATTGTCGGTAGCGGGGCCGAACTGCTCCTCTATTCCGTCAACGCCATCACCACCGGCACTGACGCCCAGGGCGAAGTCACTACGCGGCTATCCAAGGGCGGACGCATCGTCAATGGCAGCGGCGCCGATACCGACATCGTCATCGCCTCCGCCCGCTCCTACCTCAACGCCCTCAACCGGCTGCATTCCAGTCTGGAGAAGGTCAAGGCCCAGGGCGACGTATGA